The Gemmatimonadota bacterium nucleotide sequence TCTCCAGCCAGCCCGCCAGTTCCTCGGCGGCGATCAGCGGAACCGGTTCCCTCCCCCGCCGCCGTATCAGCACCGGCTCGCGCGTATCGGTGACCTGGTCCATCAAGGCGGCCAATCGCTCCCTTGCTTGTGTATAGCTGGTTTCGTAAATCATCCGAACTCTCCAGACGTACAGGTTTACTGTACGACTCACTCACTCGCAGGTCAATCTTGACTCTTTGGCGGAATCTGCCCGTACCGACTTGACCGCTTCATCCACGAGGGCTTCGACTTGGGACTCGGAGCGGCCCGAAAACACGCCTGTCAGCCTGGCGCGCAACCGTTCGAATTCTTCGTCGAGTTTGCGCAACCGCTCGAAGCGGCCAATGTCGACCAATGCCGCCACCGGCCTACGGCGAATACCAGATCGGCGAACCGTAAGCTCTTTCCCGGGTCGTCATCGGCACGTCGGTGGGCAAAGTCTGCTTGTGTTCATTTGCATCGTAGGCGGTCCACCGGGGTGTCGGAATCTCAATGACCCGAGCGTAGTAGAACGACGGCCGATCGGGGTTGAAATCCGGATCGGTCCAGAACGCTGACAACTGGGACGAGCCGATGCTGTTCTTCCAGGACGCATCCCCGACATCCACGGTATTGCCCACCGGCGNNNNNNNNNNTTCTCTCGCCCGACCAGGCCACATCGTAGACCTGTTCCCTGGCACGTCCCGCCTCGTCCAGCCAGCCCTTGACAATCTGAATGCGGTCCAGGTTGCCGCTCTGGGGATCCTTGCCCGCTGCCACCAGGAAACCCGGTGCCCTGTTCTCCGGCCCCGCGGAGAGTTCGCCGCCCATGGGGACGCCCTTTTCGTATCCGATCCCGGCCAGATTCGCGCTTTCCCGGTCCTCGGCGCGGAAATCCCAGCCCGCAAAGAAACGCAGGGTTATTCTCGGCCCGGTGGTCGCATAGACTTCCCGGCGCAGCATGGCGTCGAAGATGGCCTCCCGGCTGTTCTCCGTTGCCCATACCGCCGCCAGGCCGGAGGCCGGGTATTCCCAGCCCCCGCGTTTGGCACTTTCGGTCCAGGGCCGCCACCGGTCCGGGGACGGCTCGCCATAGACGAATTTGCCGAAAAAGTTGTTCTCATCGGCTGTGGCAAGGCCCGTATGCGAGTCAGTGGAGCCAATCAGGCCGAACTGGAACGGGTTGATTCCCACCAGCGCCTGGATTTCCAGGCCGCGCTTGAGGCCGGAACGGGCGTAATCTCCAGCCAGGGTCGCCGGGTCGGCGCCGTCGTAGTAGAAGTTGCCGTCATCCCAGGTCTCGTAGTCGGCGAATTCATCGTTTGGCGAGAGCAGCGGGTGGGTTTCGCTGTCGCCCTTGACCTGGGTGGTCTCGTAGAGGGGTTCCCAGCGGCTGCGGGTGCGGGCATATCCGGCGTTCAT carries:
- a CDS encoding DUF3604 domain-containing protein, whose product is PVGNTVDVGDASWKNSIGSSQLSAFWTDPDFNPDRPSFYYARVIEIPTPRWTAYDANEHKQTLPTDVPMTTRERAYGSPIWYSP